The DNA region GGGCATGGACGACTACCTCAGCAAACCGCTGAATCCGGAAAAGCTGATTCGACTCATTGAACACAACTTATCGCGCGCCGTCGGGCCCATCGAAAAACCTTCCACTCCCTGTACGGGTTCATCGATTTCGGAAATGGACGGTCCTGCGGATGACGGAGGTCCCCCGTTCAACATGGAGTTCCTCCTCAAGCAATGGGGCGGCGATCAAGCACTCGTCAAAATGCTAATCGCCAAATTCCGCACCCAATCAAAGGCCGACCTGGAGAAGTTGGAACAAAGCATTACGGCTGGAGACATGGATGAAGCCGCCCGGCTGGCGCACGGCTTCAAGGGGGCCGCCGGCTACCTCGCAGCAGAAAAACTGCGCCGCTTGGCCGCGAATCTGGAAACGCAATGCCGCAACAAGGACTTGGCCGGCATCGCTGCGGGCGCGGCGGCCGTTCGGGCCGAGTTGGGACGCTGGATGGATTACAACCCCAAACGAACGATAGAACTGGACCCCGGAGCCGCCGACGCGCCGAACTCGGAGAACAACCGTGAATATTTTGATTCTCGACGATGACGCCATCTGCCTGGAGGCGCTGAATCAGGCGTTGATCCGGGCGGGTCATGACGTGCAGTTTGCGCGCGATGGCCACGAGGCACTGGAAATCCTCCGCGAAGGCCATGTCCGTCTGGTGATCTCCGACTGGATCATGCCCGGCATGGACGGTCTGGAACTTTGCCGCCGGATTCGCCGCGAAGAGTTCCCTGCCTACGTCTATTTCATCCTGCTGACTTCGCGGGACGGGACCGAGTGCATTGTCGAAGGCCTGTCCGCCGGGGCCGACGAATTCCTGACCAAGCCTTTCCATCCGGCGGAGTTGAGCGTTCGGCTGCGGGCGGCGGAACGCATCCTCGCGCTCGAAACGCGCGACGTGGCCATCTTCGCCTTGGCGCGGCTGGCCGAATCCCGCGATCCGGAGACGGGTGCACATTTAGACCGCGTTCGGATGTACTCCCGGATCATCGCCCAGCATTTCCTGGAGAGTTCCAATAGCCCGGAGCCGATCGATGCGGAATTTGTGCGGCTGATTTACTTGACCAGCCCGTTGCACGACATCGGCAAGGTGGGTATCCCCGACTGCGTCTTGCTCAAGGCCGGCCGCCTCAGCAATCGCGAATTCGAGATCATGAAAACGCACGTCACGATCGGCGCCGAGACCCTGGGTGCGGCCCGGCGACAGTTTCCCGGAGTTCGCTTTCTGCAAATGGCTCAGGAAATCGCTCTCACTCATCACGAGCGGTTTAACGGAAGCGGGTATCCCTCCGGGCTGAAGGGCAAGCGAATACCGCTGAGCGGGCGGATCGTGGCCTTGGCCGATGTTTATGACGCCCTGACTTCCAAGCGGGTCTATAAGCAGGCGTTCGCCCACGATGTGGCGCGCGGCATCATTCTTGAAGAGAGCGGGCAGCACTTCGATCCGGATGTCATCAAGGCCTTTGTCGAGAACGAAGTGGCGTTTGTCGCGGTGCGCGAGCGCTTCGCCGAGCCGGAGCTGGTAGCGGTTTGAGCCCTGCCAGGGGACGTCAGTATCCGAAGTCCAAGGGCAAAAAATAGGTAAGTCGTGATTACATGAGCACCATCCTGATCGTCGATGACATGGAGATCTTCAGGGAGCCGATTGCGTCCACTCTTCAATCAAGGGGCTATTCCACGGTCTGTGCGTCCAACGGCAGGGAGGCTATGGAGGCCCTGGAAACACATCCAGCCGACCTGATTCTACTCGACGTCTCCATGCCCATCATGGACGGCCTGGCCTGCCTGAAGGCGATCCGCGGAAACGCCAGGCTACGGGATCTGCCCGTGATCCTGCTTACGGCCTCGTCCGACCGCGACCACGTCACCCAGGCGGCCAAACTGGGCGTCAGCGGCTACCTTCTGAAATCGCAATTCTGTCTCAAAGAGATGTTGGCCCGCGTCGAGCAGTATGTCGGCCCATCTCATGGCAACGCCGGTCCAGTCAAACCAGCGACAGACTCCGCTTTAATACCACTGACTTCCGCTGCGGATCTGAACCTCCGAGAGCGGGTCTCGAAGGAAATTGTCTGGGAACGCATCGGGCAGGAACTTCATTTGGAGGCCGTTCCCCCGGCCTTGCACCACGTATTGGCGATGATCAATAGCAGCGAGACCAGCATGGACGACATCGCCCAGGCGATGCGGATGGACCAGGCCTTGAGCCTGCGCGTCATGCAGGTCGCCAATTCCAGCTTTTACAACAACGGCAAGCCTGTAAAGAACCTGTCCGAAGTCGCCCAGCGGATCGGGCTGTCGGGGCTCCGGATTATCGTGATGACGGCCACCGCGATGAGCCAGTTCAGCGACGTGGCCAAGGGCGGCCTGATTCCTCAGCGCTTTTGGGAACATTCTTTGGCGACGGCCATGCTGTCGCAATTGCTCGCGCCGACTTTGGCCAAGGAGGCTGCGGAGCATTATTTTCTGGCCGGGCTGCTCCACGATATTGGCCGCGTTGCGCTGTGCAGGTTGTTTCCCGAACTGCATCACTCCGCGCTCAAGGCGGCGGCGGATTCCCGGGCAGACCTGATGACCGTGGAAATCGAATGTTTCGGCGTCACGCATGCAGACGTGACTCGACGATTGTTGCAGCAGTGGAAGCTGCCCAACGAACTGGTCGAGGCCGCGTCACTGCATCATTCGTCGGTCGCACACATCAAATCAATCGCCTGCGAACCGCGCGCCGCATTCGTGGTGGCCCTGGCGAATGCCCTGGCGCATGCCATGGCGTGCGGGGACAGCGGCGGAATGTCGCTTGTCCCATTCCATCAGTACGCACAGGCCCTTGGACTGGACGGTGAATCGATCGAGCGCCTGGCCCGTCAAGGGGTTAAGGACGCTCAAGACACCGAATTACTTTGTGCGTCTCGATTCGCCGGACGGATTCGTAGCCCCCTGCATCAGGAACTGGCCCAACGCGAAAAGGTCGCGCCAAAGGTGGCGGTACTGGCCAACCCCGCGCACGGTGACCCGCTGACGCTGTTTCTGCAACAGTTGGATTGGTGGGACCAAACGAACCCTCGCGGAGTCGTCGTTTATGCCGCCGAATCGAATGAGGCTTCCCAACTAGTCTCCGAGCTTGAACTCTTGGACGCGAAGTTTGAAAGTCCCATCCCGGCCATCGTCGCGTCACAAGACGGAAAGGCGTCGCTGCCGCCGAATCTTGCGGTGAGACGTTCGATTTCGAACGTGGCGATCCCCGGACGATACACGGACCTTATGAGTGCGATCACCAAGCTTTGCACTTGAGTATTCGACCGGGACGAGTCTTCGAGTCCGCCCCGCGAGCGGCACTGCCGCACGCCGGCAGGTATGCTAATCAAGCGATCGGCGTAACTTACGGATTGGAGACGAAGGGGTTCGAACCCTCGACCTTCGCATTGCGAATTCGCCGTCAACCACCGCCAAAAAGCTCGTAAGCTCCTTGCTCTGACGTAACCTACCGGGAGTGCATTTCAATTACCAGCCTTCGCGAGAAATCGCGGTTTTTTGCCTAGAAACGCGGTTTTTCAAAAATAAAACGGTATATACCGTTGCGCAGAATCACCCCCACCGACTCCTCTAGCGTGGGAAAACTTCGAGACGAATCGCGAAGCGCGTGCGTACGATCCGCAGCAGCCCGGTCTTCGTTGCGACCGACCAATTCCTTGAGTCGATCACGCCGTCGTGCAGCGCGCATGGATCGGTATTGGGGTGATGGGCCCTTAGCGATTGTGAATACACCGGCGGTAGAATCAGTGCCCCTTGGGGATAAAATGAATCGGGGGTGGCTTCAATTCCCGAGGAGCGGACGATGACGGTTTCTGCGGCGGCAGGCACCGAATCGGATTGCGTCCCCCGCGTCAGCAGGGGCGAACTCGGCCGAAGGCTGGCGGAGGCACGCTCAGCATTGGCCTCCTGCCACTTGTGCGAGTGGCGATGCGGGATTGATCGCACCAGAGGAGAACATGCCCCCTGTCGCCTGGGCTCCGACACCTATTCGTTCCGGCGATACCTCAGCCTGACGGACGAGATCGAAATCGTTCCCACGCTTCGTGTTTATCTCGCAGGTTGCAACTTTCGATGTCGGTTTTGCGATACGGGTCCGACCTGCTTCGAGCCAAGCGCGGGCGAGAAAATCGATGCCCGGAAACTCGCTGATGAATTGACCGCGGCGGTGCGGCAAGGCGCCAAAACCATAGACCTGCTCGGCGGTGAGCCCAGTCTTCATCCGCACACAATCCTCGAAATCGCCGCGTCTGCCGAGAAACCGCTCCCACTTGTCCTCGATACGAATCTCTACATGTCACCGCAGGTCATCGATTGGTTCGACGGCGTTTTTACCTGCGTGATCGGCGATTTTAAGTTTGGAAACGACGACTGCGCGCAGAAGCTTGCGGGCGTGCCGCGTTACTGGGAGGTCGTTACACGAAACCTCCTGCATTTTGCCTCCAATCGAACTCGCTTGATCGTGCGCCACCTCCTGATGCCCGGTCATGTAGAATGCTGTTTCAGACCGGTCGCAGATTGGATAGCAGCCAACCTGTCAGAAGTGAAATTCCATTTGGCTTGTGGCTATGTCCCCTGTTGGAAGGCGCAGTCCGATCCGACCCTCGGTCGCATGATGGGACGAGACGAACAGCGGGAGGCCGAAGAATATCTTCGATCGCTTAACCTCAATTGGCATTCGTGAAACGATGAGCTATTCAAAACCACAAGAGACCATGTCGGCGACGGGACTCGACGTCACGATCACCATCGGCGCGGACGGTCGAATGTACTTTCACGATTTGACTCCGGAATTAGTGCCCATTGCCGCGGCCATTTGCCCCAACAATGCCGAAGTAATGGCGCGACAGGTCGCGATCAAGGAAAGTGAGCGGAACAACGCATGAGCCAAGAGCCGGCGAAGGAAAAGAACCGGGTTCAACCTTCCGTCTTTGCGGAGCTGGAGGTGCTGATCCGCGCCCGCTATCCCATCATCTACGTGGTTTCGTGGGAAGAGCGGCGCGTCGAGCTGCATCTGAAGGAGATCGCCCAACGCCGCAACAAGGAGTTGTATCTTTGGTCGGTTACCACCGGCCTCTTGAAGACCGGGGCGCTTCCCAAAGGGACCAAAGGGCTTGCCGATCCCATTGAAGCGTTGGACTCCGTGATTGAGCACAAGGAGCCCGCGATTTATCTCTTCAAGGACTTTCACCCGTTCATGCGGTCACGGGATTCGAATGTGGCCGTGGTCCGCAAACTCCGCGAGGTCGCGGTAGCCCTGAGCGACAGCTACAAAACACTCGTCGTCACGTCGCCTGTGCTGGAGATTGCCTCGGAGCTGGAGAAGGATGTCTCGGTTCTCGACTACCCACTTCCCGATATTCGAGATCTCCACGTGTTGCTTCAGAGGATCTGCAAGGATGTGTCCGAGCACACCAAGCTCAAGATCGAACTTAAGGAGGGCGAGTTAGAAAAAGTCTTACAGGCCGCGCTGGGATTGACGTTGCAGGAGGCCGAGAACGTCTTTGCCAAGACGATCGTTACCGACGGAAGGCTGTCGGCCGATGCCGTTTCCGTCGTCTTCTCTGAAAAGCAACAGATCATTCGCAAGAGTGGACTGCTTGAATATTACGATACGCAAACCAACGCGGCAGATATCGGCGGCCTGGACGTGCTGAAGGAGTGGTTGGGGAAGCGATCGCTGGCTTTTTCGGATGATGCCCGGAAATTCGGGCTTCCGGCGCCCAAGGGAGTCTTGCTCGTCGGCGTCCAAGGATGCGGCAAGAGCCTCTGCGCGAAGGCCGTGAGCAAGTTGTGGGACATGCCACTGCTGCGCTTTGACATGGGCCGAATGTTTGCAAGCCTAGTCGGCTCATCGGAAGAAAACGTCCGCCGGGCGATCAACGTCGCCGAGAGCGTCGCGCCGTGCGTCCTTTGGGCCGACGAAATCGATAAGGCCTTCGCCGGCTCACAGGGATCGGCCAACACCGACGGCGGCACGACGGCGCGGGTGATGAGCACGTTTTTGACGTGGCTTAACGAGAAGCAAAAGCCCGTCTTTGTCATGGCGACGGCGAACAACATCGCTCAACTTCCACCCGAACTGCTGCGCAAGGGACGGCTCGACGAGATTTTCTTCGTGGATTTACCGACTCTCAGCGAGCGGAAGCAGGTGTTCCACATTCACCTCACCAAGCGGCGGCGTGACGTAACGAAATTTGATCTGGCGGCGTTGGCCGAGGCGGCCGACGGATTCAGCGGGGCGGAGATCGAAGAGGCGATCATCAGCGCGCTGTATGACGTCTTTTACGCCAAAAAAGAGTTAGAAACGGGGGACATCGTCAAGAGCATCCGCGAGACCGTTCCGCTATCCCGGACCATGAGCGAGAACATTGCAGCGCTGCGGGAGTGGGCTTCGAACCGCGCGCGTTACGCCTCGCGGCGTGACGACGACGCGGTAGGTGTCACGCGACGTAAATTGGAAATGTAAGCAAGACCTACGAACTCTTGCACCAACGGGAAAAAAGGAGATCAACCATGGGCGCGATTCTTGTCCTGACGCCGCTCGTCATATCCGCCTGGCCGGCGGTCGCCGCCGCCATTATGGGTGCTGCCGCAAGCATGGGCTTTGCCGTATCGGCTCCCACCGTGGAGCAGGAAGAAGAGGCGACTCGAACCAACAAGATCGAGACGGAGATCGAGAACAGCGAGGTGGTTGCCGAGCAGATGAACCGCGGCGAAAAGGTCGTCATCACGAAGGACGACATCACCGTGGAGTTCGGCCGCGACAACCGCGGCGCCTGCACCGTCTGTGTCAGCGGAAAGGGCCATTCCGAAAAGGAGTTGCACAAGATCGGCGAAGAGATCGCCGGCCGCGTCGTGCAACAGTACGCCTATCACAAGCTGATGACCGAACTGAAGAAGCGAAATTACAGCGTCGTCGATGAGAAAGTCATGCAAGACCAATCGATTCAGGTTCGTATTCGACTGTAGAAAGTAAAGCAGGAATCCCCCAAGGAGATCATTTCATGGAACGGCCTGAATTCGAAATCACGATCACCCGCGCGGGCAAAGTAAAGGTCCATGTCAAGGGCGTGAAGGGCCAGCGATGCGTCGAACTGGCGGACTTGATCAAGGAGATCGTCGGCCGCGAGGATGAACGGAAACTGACGGATGACTTTTACGCGCTCGATGGCAAGGTGCGTATCGACGTTAAGACCAGGACGTCTTGATTCCACGCTGATGCGGGCAAGTGGGACACGATGGCTGTCGTGGGGAGCCTTCGGGAGTACGGATCGTGCAGTGTATCAATTGCGGCTTTGAGAACATCCCGGGCCTGCAGGTCTGCGCCCGCTGCCAAAGCTCGCTGCTGCTAGGTGAGATCGACGTGACGCCGCCGCGCGCGTCCGCCATTCAGTTGGGAACCGGTCTGCGGCGATTCTGGAACGCCTTTCGTAACAACATCCCCAACCTCGCCGATCTACTGCCCCGCTGGCGCCCGACTGTCTATCATCCCATCGCCCTGAGAAGCGTCGTGCGGTGCGCGATCCCCGGTCTCGCACAGATCTGGCACGGTCAAAAGGCGCTTGGGCGCACAATTCTCATAGTTTGGTTATCGCTGCTGCTCAGCGCGATACTCTCACTGGGCAGCGGGTTTACGCAGTTTCTATTCTCCGCCGCATGCGTCGTCCACGCGGTCACCGTACTTCTCGTGCTCGGCGCGAATCTGAACTACGAGCGGCTTCCTATCCGGTTGCTAACCGGCCTCGCGTTCTTTTTCGGCATCTGGTATTTCATTTATGCGCCGATCGGCTGGCTCGGAACGCGCTTTTATCAACCCCTGCCTTTGGACGGAATGGCGCGACCAGATGTTCTCCTGAACGGTGACGTGATTCTTCACGAAGGCCCTTGGCGAAGGCCCGATCGGTTCGAACGCGGAGAGATTGTCGTGTATCGCGTCGATTGGCAGATGGGCGGGTACGCGAACTTCTATTTCGCGGCGGTCGAAGGGTTTAACGTGGATCGCATCATCGGGCTGCCCGGCGACCGTGTGCAGGCAATTGACGGCAAGCTCCTCGTTAACGGCGAGCCGTTGTCCGCCGAACACTATCCACTGGCCGGTCTGCGGTCAGTCTGGGGCAACGGCTTGGATGTTGCGTTGGGCCTAGGGGAGTACCTGGTCATTCCTTCGACGCTGAGGATGCCGGGGTATCAACCCCAGATTCCCGCGGACCAATTGACTAACTTCGTACGGGTCGCGCCAGTGGATATTCTGGGGCGCGTGGCGCTACGCATTCGTCCTTATTCTCGATTCGGAAGCGTGAAATAGGCGGAACAGGATGCCCGGTCGATTTGCCAACTTGGAGTTTGACGACGGCGAGAAGCGCGTTACCAAGGATTCCGCCGTCGCAACCAAGAAATACGACGCGGACACCTACCTCGCGCAGGCGAACGAGGAATATCGCTGGGGACAGTTTGAGCAGGCGCTGCGGCTCTACACGCGCAGTCTTGAGCGGAGCCGCACTATGATTCCGGCGTGGGTCGGTCAGGTTCAAATGCTCGTGCAACTCGACGAGTGTCACGAAGCCCGCGTCTGGTCTGACAAAGCCCTGGAGCTATTTCGCAACAACGGCGAGCTGCTCGCCGCCAAATCGCAGGCATGCATGCGACTCAAGGACAAGCAGGCCGCACTCGCGTGCAGCGATGCCTCCTTGCAGGTGCCCGGCAGTTCGCCGTGGCGTTGGACCGCCCGGGGCGAAGTGCTGCTCGCCACCGGGCAGAAGCACGCCGAGGACTGTTTCCAAAAGGCGCTGCTGGAACCGCACACCGATTGGTTTGACCGGGTCATCGTCGGCCGAATATACCTCTATTATCGCCGCGCGAGCAATGCCCTGTATTACATCCAAGCCGCCATGGAATTGGCCGCTGCCAACGGTTACGTCTGGTTCGAAAAAGGGAACTGCGAGCGCGAACTCGGCCTGGCCTCGGCGGCGGCCGGCAGCTATGAAACCTGCCTGGAACTTCGACCC from Phycisphaerae bacterium includes:
- a CDS encoding DUF2997 domain-containing protein, which translates into the protein MERPEFEITITRAGKVKVHVKGVKGQRCVELADLIKEIVGREDERKLTDDFYALDGKVRIDVKTRTS
- a CDS encoding AAA family ATPase, whose amino-acid sequence is MSQEPAKEKNRVQPSVFAELEVLIRARYPIIYVVSWEERRVELHLKEIAQRRNKELYLWSVTTGLLKTGALPKGTKGLADPIEALDSVIEHKEPAIYLFKDFHPFMRSRDSNVAVVRKLREVAVALSDSYKTLVVTSPVLEIASELEKDVSVLDYPLPDIRDLHVLLQRICKDVSEHTKLKIELKEGELEKVLQAALGLTLQEAENVFAKTIVTDGRLSADAVSVVFSEKQQIIRKSGLLEYYDTQTNAADIGGLDVLKEWLGKRSLAFSDDARKFGLPAPKGVLLVGVQGCGKSLCAKAVSKLWDMPLLRFDMGRMFASLVGSSEENVRRAINVAESVAPCVLWADEIDKAFAGSQGSANTDGGTTARVMSTFLTWLNEKQKPVFVMATANNIAQLPPELLRKGRLDEIFFVDLPTLSERKQVFHIHLTKRRRDVTKFDLAALAEAADGFSGAEIEEAIISALYDVFYAKKELETGDIVKSIRETVPLSRTMSENIAALREWASNRARYASRRDDDAVGVTRRKLEM
- a CDS encoding radical SAM protein, whose protein sequence is MTVSAAAGTESDCVPRVSRGELGRRLAEARSALASCHLCEWRCGIDRTRGEHAPCRLGSDTYSFRRYLSLTDEIEIVPTLRVYLAGCNFRCRFCDTGPTCFEPSAGEKIDARKLADELTAAVRQGAKTIDLLGGEPSLHPHTILEIAASAEKPLPLVLDTNLYMSPQVIDWFDGVFTCVIGDFKFGNDDCAQKLAGVPRYWEVVTRNLLHFASNRTRLIVRHLLMPGHVECCFRPVADWIAANLSEVKFHLACGYVPCWKAQSDPTLGRMMGRDEQREAEEYLRSLNLNWHS
- a CDS encoding S26 family signal peptidase, producing the protein MQCINCGFENIPGLQVCARCQSSLLLGEIDVTPPRASAIQLGTGLRRFWNAFRNNIPNLADLLPRWRPTVYHPIALRSVVRCAIPGLAQIWHGQKALGRTILIVWLSLLLSAILSLGSGFTQFLFSAACVVHAVTVLLVLGANLNYERLPIRLLTGLAFFFGIWYFIYAPIGWLGTRFYQPLPLDGMARPDVLLNGDVILHEGPWRRPDRFERGEIVVYRVDWQMGGYANFYFAAVEGFNVDRIIGLPGDRVQAIDGKLLVNGEPLSAEHYPLAGLRSVWGNGLDVALGLGEYLVIPSTLRMPGYQPQIPADQLTNFVRVAPVDILGRVALRIRPYSRFGSVK
- a CDS encoding DUF1257 domain-containing protein, coding for MGAILVLTPLVISAWPAVAAAIMGAAASMGFAVSAPTVEQEEEATRTNKIETEIENSEVVAEQMNRGEKVVITKDDITVEFGRDNRGACTVCVSGKGHSEKELHKIGEEIAGRVVQQYAYHKLMTELKKRNYSVVDEKVMQDQSIQVRIRL
- a CDS encoding response regulator, coding for MSTILIVDDMEIFREPIASTLQSRGYSTVCASNGREAMEALETHPADLILLDVSMPIMDGLACLKAIRGNARLRDLPVILLTASSDRDHVTQAAKLGVSGYLLKSQFCLKEMLARVEQYVGPSHGNAGPVKPATDSALIPLTSAADLNLRERVSKEIVWERIGQELHLEAVPPALHHVLAMINSSETSMDDIAQAMRMDQALSLRVMQVANSSFYNNGKPVKNLSEVAQRIGLSGLRIIVMTATAMSQFSDVAKGGLIPQRFWEHSLATAMLSQLLAPTLAKEAAEHYFLAGLLHDIGRVALCRLFPELHHSALKAAADSRADLMTVEIECFGVTHADVTRRLLQQWKLPNELVEAASLHHSSVAHIKSIACEPRAAFVVALANALAHAMACGDSGGMSLVPFHQYAQALGLDGESIERLARQGVKDAQDTELLCASRFAGRIRSPLHQELAQREKVAPKVAVLANPAHGDPLTLFLQQLDWWDQTNPRGVVVYAAESNEASQLVSELELLDAKFESPIPAIVASQDGKASLPPNLAVRRSISNVAIPGRYTDLMSAITKLCT
- a CDS encoding HD domain-containing phosphohydrolase, with translation MNILILDDDAICLEALNQALIRAGHDVQFARDGHEALEILREGHVRLVISDWIMPGMDGLELCRRIRREEFPAYVYFILLTSRDGTECIVEGLSAGADEFLTKPFHPAELSVRLRAAERILALETRDVAIFALARLAESRDPETGAHLDRVRMYSRIIAQHFLESSNSPEPIDAEFVRLIYLTSPLHDIGKVGIPDCVLLKAGRLSNREFEIMKTHVTIGAETLGAARRQFPGVRFLQMAQEIALTHHERFNGSGYPSGLKGKRIPLSGRIVALADVYDALTSKRVYKQAFAHDVARGIILEESGQHFDPDVIKAFVENEVAFVAVRERFAEPELVAV